The window GGGAGTCAGGAATTCAAGGCTGCAGAGGAAGGAGCCGGCTGAGGCCAGCGTGTGAGGGGGTGTCGAGGATGAGAAACAGTTGTAAGAGTCAGGCTACCGAGTGGGGCTCGGTGGAGGGGTATGGTGAAAGTCACAGCCGTAGGAAACAGTCTTTTGTCTCTGGGGTCTCTAAGCACAACTTCTGAGCCTTGGAGCTCCAGGAGGTCCTAGCATTTGAGGGGTCCCCACGATGTGTTGTTCCCCATGCTCAGAATGCCACCCAGCACCAAGCAACCTATTTAGAATGGGAGAAGAGTCACTGCCCTTGGGCAGTGATGCCCAGCTTCAGTTTGAGAATTCAGAACAAGCCACAGACTCAAGGGACATTCCCTTCTAAGGAAGAGAGAGGCCATTGGGGTTTGGGCCTGGCTGACATTGAGGGCCCTTTGCTGGCCAGGCTAGAATGTGTCCCCAGAAGTCCCTCTGACTGGTTCAATCCTTGGCTCTGGTTTCTGTTCACTGGGCGCCTACGTCCCCTTTCTGGgtctgggacagacaggaagacagggTGAAGCAATAGGAGAACTCAGGGAGGCTGTCCTCCCTCCTGgtgtggcctctgacccagggggcaggaacagagagggCTTGCCCTGCAGCCTGGTGGTCACAGTAGGGATGGCTAGTTCCCATGAGCAGGCGGGAATGCTCAGCTCCTCGGGTGGGGACATGCCTCAGGCTGTGACCTGGTTCCCTCCTGGGGCAGGTTGGAGTCTGGCTTTACCCTGTGGTGGTGGCCGAGGGAAGTGGCTGTTCCCAGAACCCAAAGGCACAGGGAGGCTCCCGGCAGCTTTGCGCCCTCAGACACCAGCACCTCTTCGCCTCCTCACCCACAGGATGAGGGCTGATGTCGGGGTTCACCTCCTGGTCCCACGTGCGGGCCTGCCCGACAGAAATCTGGGCTGTAGTGACAGCTAGGTCACATCGCGTTCTGGCCTGGCCCAGCTTCTGCCAGTTCTGTGAGCTTGAACTTCTTTGTGGGCTGTTGTTTTCCTTCTGGAAGCAGAGAGAGTCGCTGTCTCAGAGCGGGGTGAAGGGCTGACCCCTCGCCCGGGGCTGGATCTCCCGACAGCCCCACAGGCCTCCCCCAGCCACAGTGCAGCCGGAATGCAACCGACATGAAAGTGTCAGCCCCGGTAACAAACTCACAGTTCTCTCTTTAGGCTTAACATGATTTGGTAGAACTTAGTTTAGGCCTTCGTTCAAAATCCCCTTCACTGAGTCTCTGGTGGTGCCAGCAGGTAGGTGGCCTGGGTGGGGTGTGGCACGTGGGCTATGTGGACAGGAGCAGGCTCTGGGAGAACAGGCAGAGCGGAGACCAACAGGGCTTGTGGATGGATCTAGAAGTCAGGCTCAGTCTGCACAGCAGGGAGCCACTAGTAGGATCTCTGTGTAGGCCCTGGGTGCTCTGGCGGAGCTCCCCAGCCTCCTGCAGGATAGACCTGTCAGAGGAGGTCTCTAGCTCTGCCATCCGTCTGCCTTCCCTGGTCTTGGAATTCCTGGTTAATCTGGGTCTGACAAGAAGCATCTCCCGCTCCCCCGCCTCCCACCCTAGAAGAGAATGCCTGCGGCCTCAGCCTGctgttccttctccctccatCCTGGAGCCAAGTCCAGGGCATGCACGGCGGAGGGGGGAGCTCTGCATTTGGGCTGCCCAGAGTCCTGGAATGAGGTGGGGAATCTCAAGGGCAGGACAAGCGGGGCCTTATTTAGTCTGAAGTCTCGGATCTGGGACTCCAAAGAAGAGGAGCTGGCCCTTTAAAGGCAAGAGGGTGGCCCATTGCAGGGAGCTGAGCAGAAAGCCTCCCagagggagggtgaggagggaggaggggtcaggtGGGGCCTCTCCAGGACAGATTTGAGAGAACTGCCCATGAGGCACACTGAATTCTGATATTTAAGGAATGTCATGGAACTAAATTAACATTGTAGGACAAGAGCTGAAGAAACAGAGGGAAGCTGGGTCTCCGAAGGCCTGggcctgcccctgtccctgtccctgtgtccCCCACTTCATATACCAATGAGAGCAGGCAACATCTCTTCTGCACCTGCTTTGTGCTCCCTGCATAAGACCCCATCCACTCTTCACAACCACCTCCTGGGAGAAATACAATATTTTGCCTTTTTAGGCTCAGGGGCATTTGTACATGCTGGTAACAATACCTTGCTCAAGGTCTCACCCCTGGAAGGCGGAGGAGGACCCCAGCCTCTGAGCCTGCTTATTCTGCAGAGTTGGGCACTGCTCCCCTGTGGGACAAAGAGGATGGCGCCTGGGCCCTGGGCTTTCTAAAGGTCCTTTCTTGCCAACCTCTCAGCCGCAGGGTCAAGGTATTCTCCCAGGGTCTGAACTGCGTCCCTTCTGGCACAGAGGAGGGACCTGCCAGAACTGGAGACTTCACAGGCTGCTCGGAGGACCTGCACCTCATCTCCATGCCCGCCCTGCCGGGCACTTAGGAAAGACAAAACCTTCCTTCTGGGTGCACTTGCTCCCCCTGTGCGCATGGGTTGTCCCACTGGACCCCGTTGCTAGAGGCAGGAAAGCCctgcccttctcttccttcctttcttttttctcctctcctgtcGGGACACGTGGTCTCTTACTCAAGGGCAGAATAAAGGCTTCTCTGGGCGTCCTGAAGTTGGGGTCAGCCTGGGAGGCATGAGGGTGCGGCGCCCTTGGACGCACACAGGCGGCTGAGAGAGGTGGCTTGGCTGGCGTCCCTGGTGTCGGGATGTGCGGACCTCTTCCCTTTCACCTCCTAGCTCAGGGACCCTCCTGACCTGCATCTCCAGGCTGGTCCTCAAGGTCAGGGTGTCAGGTAGGGTGGGTGCTAGGGGAGCTTCAGTGGACCCCCATGCCCACTCCCATGCTTACATCCCCTGCAGTGGTCTGCAAGAAGAACCTGGACAGCACGACCGTGGCCGTGCACGGGGAGGAGATCTACTGCAGGTCCTGCTATGGCAAGAAGTACGGGCCCAAGGGCTATGGCTACGGGCAGGGCGCCGGCACACTCAGCACAGACAAGGGGGAGTCACTGGGCATCCGGCATGAGGAGTGAGTACCGttccccatctccccccacccGACTCTCTGACCACTCTGGTTAAGTGGCAACGGCTCAGGAAGCTGATTTCCAAGGTCATCATAGGGCCCCCACTAAGTGCCAGGCCCATCAGAGGAGCTGGGGTTCCAGGGGAATGAAACAGGCCAGCATCTCCCCATGTGGTGGGTCAGAGCGGAGAGCACCCCAAAGATGACTCGGTTCCATCACCCCttttcatagataagaaaactcagCACCATGTCACAGACTGTTGGGGTCCCCTCCCCAGCCAATGAGTGTCTGAGCCAGACCCGCCTCTGCCGTCAGGCACCCACTGACCTCTGACCTGCTGTAAACAGTGCAGTCAGTAGCCACCCTGGCCGGCTCCTGGGCCCGGGGGGACAGACGGAAATGACTGATGGATGAGTTATCACATGCCAGCCAAGGTCGTGGCCCAGGGAAAAAATGATTTCTCAGCAGATTTGTCCTGAAAAGTCCCTGGCACCAGACAGACCTCAGAGACTGGGGAGAGGAGGGTAATCCTTAGCAACGAGGTGTGAAATGATCCCAGTGTCCTAACTAGGTGACCAAGGGCAGTGGGGTGTTTCCAGGAAAACCACCACCGTGCATGAAGAGCCTGGGTGTCTCCATCTGCCACATGGGAGACCGGTGGCCCTGGCCACGTCCCTGGCTCAGATAgctaccccccccaccccctctgcgaGATGAAGGCAGGGCCATGTCCACACAGTTGAGACCCAACATGTGACCCACGTTGCCCTTTTTTGTGGCAGGGCCCCTGGTCACAGGCCCACCACCAACCCCAATGCAGCCAAGTTTGCCCAGAAGATCGGTGGCTCTGAGCGCTGTCCCCGCTGCGGCCAGGCAGTCTATGCCGCAGAGAAAGTGATTGGTGCCGGGAAGGTAAGGCAGTTACCGGTGTcacgggagaggggagggagggggcaggctcCTGACATACCTTCCTGGCCTGTGGGTTCTGGAACCTGGGACGTCTGGCTGTTGCTTTTCCACTTAGACTTGTGTGACGTGGGGGAAATCATGGCACCTTCCCGAGGCTCGGTGCTGCGTCTGTGAGGAGTAGGAGGTGGAGGACCCTGAGAAAGATAGGCATTGTGAATTCCAAGTCAGACAATGAACCAGCAAGGCCCAGGGCAGCATCTGGTGTCTGTGGCTGCTCTCAGTGTTTACTTTTGGGGACTGTGGCGAGGTCACAGGGCAGACCCTTGCCCTTGACTGAAGgagatgaaaacagaaaatattaacattatgAACACCTGCAGTCTCATTATGAGAATAGAAAACGATGGAAAGGCTTGAAGAACGGACCCTTCTGTGACCGAGGAGGGAGGGGCACATAAGCGTGAAGGCTGTTCCGCTAAGGTGCCAGGAGGAGAGGTTTCTGTGTTCAGGCAGGAAAGTCTGGAGGCCCCCACTCTCACCCCTCGACCCTGGCCGAGAAAGACATACTGAGGGGCAGAGGCACTGGGAGGTGCTGATTGGAGGGAGGCACCCCAAGCACATGGCTGGTGGTCTGCCTGTGAGTGGTCCCTCTCCAGCCCTTGAGCTCTGGGCAGGGCAGAACATGGTGCGGGGAGGGGACCGAGGCCTGGGGCCCCACACCCATCTCTGGGAGGAGGAGCCGGTGTACAGAGCTCTGGCAGCCAGGAAATCCAAGGAGGGCCAGCTTCCTTTCTTGCTCGCCCTTCAGCCCGGGATGGGGGCTGAGCCAAGGGAAGCTTTTTGCCCTTAAAAGGCATGTTTCTGTCCAGCTTGGGTGCTGCCTGCCCCCCGTGGGGCGTCTGCACATCAGTCACCGGCCTGCGCTACTGTTGCCTCTGGAGCTGGCCTCCGAAGAGTCTTCCTGCCCGTGTGGCTCTGCGCTCCTCTCAGAGACGCCAAGGCCTCCTGTGGCCCCTGGAGTTCAGTGCAGAGGAACAGCAGACTCACTGAGCCGGGCCCGTGCTGGGCGCTTTCCGTTGTGAAAGTCATTTAGCCCTCAGTGCTGCCTGGTGAGGGAGGGACCGCCGGCCTCCTCTCCGAGAGGCGATGGCCTTGAGCATACGAGACACCTGCAGTTCAGGAGTTCGGAGGCCGACTTGCTCAGGAGAACCCCCGTGATGGAAGCCCACCCTGTGGGCAGGCAGCATCTGTGTATACCTCGTTCTCACACCCTTTCTGCTAGGTGGGCAGAGGCCCCTCAAGGAGAAAATGGCTGAGGCTGTGCAGCTGGTACAGGGCAGGGCCAAGGCAAGCCCGTGCCCACACCACTGACCGCACAGGTCTGGAGAAAGCTTGACTGGCTGTGGGAACAGCTACCTTGATGATGACTCTACCCTCTGGCCTGCCTTTGTGGGTGGGTGGTGCCGCTGACCACGCAGACACCTGGGATGGTGTGAGGTGGTGTGAGGTCCCTGCACCTCCActgtccagccccagggccatATCCTCCCAGCAGCTGTGGCCGAGCAGATGTTCACCGTCACTATGCCCGGGGaatggggctgggggctggggacaccCTAGTCCCTAGGGGCACCATTAACTGTCCCCTTTCCATGCAGTCTTGGCATAAGTCCTGCTTCCGTTGTGCCAAGTGTGGCAAAGGCCTGGAGTCAACCACGCTGGCCGACAAGGACGGCGAGATTTACTGCAAAGGTGGGTGTGACCCTTCCAGCACCGGGGTTAGGTGGGGACGGAGCCACAGTGCCCTGGCTCATGTAAACGTGCCTGGCCTTGGGGTCAGTTCTGGAGTGTCTAGCAGACCCTTCACGTCACAGGAGCAACAAGCCCAGAGGGTGACTGACCTGGCCGGTCACATGGCAGATGGGGCTGGGTGGGGACAGCAGATAGTGCTCTGTCATCTCCGTGGTGGGTGTGGAGGAACCCCTTAACCATCGGGGCTAGGGTCCTGCAGAGTTAGGGGGACGGGGCCtggccaggcactggggatggtgtGTCTGCAGTGGGTCCGAGAGTCCTTAgctgtctcttctctctgcagGATGCTACGCTAAAAACTTTGGGCCCAAGGGCTTTGGCTTTGGGCAAGGAGCGGGGGCCTTGGTCCACTCTGAGTGAGGCCGCTCACCTGCTGCCCCGTGCGCCCGCCCCCACGTGCTGTCTTCACGTCCCTTTCCTGCAGCCTCAGCCTGCCGCACATCACTAGGGACCGGGACTTGGTGTCTGGCCCGCTTTGGTTTGGGGTCTGCC is drawn from Saccopteryx leptura isolate mSacLep1 chromosome 1, mSacLep1_pri_phased_curated, whole genome shotgun sequence and contains these coding sequences:
- the CSRP1 gene encoding cysteine and glycine-rich protein 1 gives rise to the protein MPNWGGGKKCGVCQKTVYFAEEVQCEGSSFHKSCFLCMVCKKNLDSTTVAVHGEEIYCRSCYGKKYGPKGYGYGQGAGTLSTDKGESLGIRHEEAPGHRPTTNPNAAKFAQKIGGSERCPRCGQAVYAAEKVIGAGKSWHKSCFRCAKCGKGLESTTLADKDGEIYCKGCYAKNFGPKGFGFGQGAGALVHSE